One Deltaproteobacteria bacterium DNA window includes the following coding sequences:
- a CDS encoding DUF4333 domain-containing protein, with protein sequence MRHAWLVVAAAAAACTATVDSDALEATIREELFDQKGIEADDVSCPEAIECRKNKAFHCTVRAEGGEIDVRVTQQSDDCDDLRWYVDEGTISSTKIEDTIEQAFHDRFGKRALVDCGRRHRVAVPGREFRCKIENHKGDERSLVIRVEDEAGNFSWKLE encoded by the coding sequence ATGCGACACGCCTGGCTGGTCGTGGCCGCGGCGGCCGCCGCCTGCACCGCAACCGTCGACTCGGACGCGCTCGAAGCGACGATCCGCGAAGAATTGTTCGATCAAAAGGGGATCGAAGCGGACGACGTGTCGTGCCCGGAGGCGATCGAATGCAGGAAGAACAAAGCCTTCCATTGCACCGTGCGGGCTGAAGGCGGCGAGATCGACGTGCGCGTCACCCAGCAATCCGATGACTGCGACGACCTGCGCTGGTACGTGGACGAAGGAACGATCAGCAGCACCAAGATCGAGGACACGATCGAGCAGGCGTTCCACGACCGCTTCGGCAAGCGCGCGCTCGTGGATTGCGGGCGCCGCCACCGGGTGGCCGTCCCGGGGCGCGAGTTCCGCTGCAAGATCGAAAACCACAAGGGAGACGAGCGCTCGCTCGTCATCCGCGTAGAAGATGAGGCGGGCAACTTTAGCTGGAAGCTGGAGTAG
- a CDS encoding MBL fold metallo-hydrolase, with protein sequence MRSTTPCAPCRLQHPVADRGADVDESFDGTARPRYAGRMIRLIACAGASLLACTHSPRAPAADDPAPAPRVGASADAPAITVTHVAGPVHMIEGRGGNIGVSVGADGKLMIDDQFAPLAPAIEQAIDRLGDGPLRLLVNTHFHGDHTGGNPIFGKRALIVAHDNVRKRLAAPQPRGDAVQPAMAPEGLPVVTFAESVTLHFNGEPIRVIHLPHGHTDGDSIVYFTGSHVIHMGDHYFNGRFPFIDLAAGGDVVQYTANVAKVIEMLPPDAKVIPGHGPLSDVAGLRAFHAMLVATTAAIRAQMQQGKRPDQIVLDPKWASWGQGFVPTDRWIATVYESLQRSAAQ encoded by the coding sequence ATGCGATCGACCACACCTTGCGCGCCGTGCCGGCTCCAGCATCCGGTCGCTGACCGCGGCGCCGATGTGGACGAATCGTTTGACGGAACGGCGCGTCCGCGGTACGCGGGACGCATGATCCGGTTGATCGCCTGCGCCGGCGCGTCACTGCTCGCGTGTACTCATTCGCCGCGCGCGCCCGCGGCCGACGATCCCGCGCCAGCGCCACGCGTGGGCGCGTCCGCCGACGCGCCCGCGATTACCGTCACGCACGTCGCCGGTCCCGTGCACATGATCGAGGGACGCGGCGGCAACATCGGCGTGTCGGTCGGCGCCGACGGCAAGCTGATGATCGACGACCAGTTTGCTCCGCTCGCGCCGGCGATCGAGCAGGCGATCGACCGCCTCGGCGACGGGCCGCTGCGGCTGCTGGTCAACACGCACTTTCACGGCGACCACACCGGCGGCAACCCGATCTTCGGCAAGCGGGCACTGATCGTCGCGCACGACAACGTGCGCAAGCGGCTGGCGGCGCCGCAGCCGCGCGGCGACGCGGTGCAGCCGGCCATGGCCCCGGAAGGGTTGCCGGTCGTGACGTTCGCCGAGTCGGTCACGCTGCACTTCAACGGGGAGCCGATCCGCGTCATCCATCTGCCGCACGGCCACACCGACGGCGACAGCATCGTCTATTTCACCGGCTCGCACGTCATCCACATGGGCGACCACTACTTCAACGGGCGGTTTCCGTTCATCGATCTGGCCGCCGGCGGCGACGTCGTGCAGTACACCGCCAACGTCGCCAAGGTGATCGAGATGCTGCCACCGGACGCGAAGGTCATTCCCGGCCACGGCCCGCTATCCGACGTCGCCGGTCTGCGGGCGTTCCACGCCATGTTGGTCGCCACGACGGCGGCCATCCGCGCACAGATGCAGCAGGGCAAGCGCCCGGATCAGATCGTGCTCGATCCCAAGTGGGCGTCCTGGGGGCAGGGGTTCGTCCCCACCGACCGCTGGATCGCGACCGTCTACGAGTCGCTGCAGCGGTCCGCCGCGCAATGA